The Bos taurus isolate L1 Dominette 01449 registration number 42190680 breed Hereford chromosome 16, ARS-UCD2.0, whole genome shotgun sequence genome includes the window TGCAACCCCCTGTCTCCTGGCTGCAGCCAGCAGAACCCCAAGTGTCCCCAGGCCACCACAGGTCTTCATGTGGTGACACCTTCTGTCATCTTGGGCTGGGTCTCGGCCTCCTCAGAGCTCAGCTCTGCCGGACTGTGGTGCATGATGGAGGCTGCAGACACTTTGTCTGTTCCTCACTGGGGAGAGGGGCTCCTGAGAAATGACTCTTGTCCATTGTTTTGTCCACCTCATTTGTGCCTGTGTGGCTGGCCTGGGAGGCCTGGGAGGCATCTGATGGAGTCACCATAGGACCCTGGCGGAGTGCCccctccaggctgccctgtctCCTCTGTGCACTCTGCCCTGAGGTCTTGGGCCTCTCCTGGTGGGTGGGGTGGACTGGAGCCTTGCTCTCTGGGGCCTCCTGCCCCCTGCTGCTGCCTCGGACATGCCGAGTTGAGGTGTCTGGGCCCAGAGGCCACGAGGCTACTTCCTGCTTGGTCTGTAGCTCCTATTTCTACACTGGGCCCTCATCCCAGGTGTGGAAATCTGCGGTGTTGGGCAGGGCTGCGCTCCAGGGGCCTGCTGCTGGCCCCGCCCTGCCTACCCTGCTCCCTGGGCCTCCGGGAGGCCACAGTGTGGGATGTGTCTGGGCCACAGCACTGTCTGCCCTGCCCCATGGCCCTTCTCTGCTACCCTTCTCACCCCTTTGAACCGGACTCCTGGACCTCCCCAACCTGTTTCTGACCCCAGGGTCATTGGCTTCCTTCCCAGTTAGAGTTGCACTGGGCCTTGGCcacctgcctctcctgtccccACCGGCCCACCTGCTGGGGGCAGCATGAAGGGACAGGCCAGGCTAGCCGTTGGGCAGTGGGTAGAGCTGGTGACCTTCAGGGCCTGAGGCTTCTCCATGGGCCCTGCTGGCCCTGCACTTGTCCGCCCTTCGAGTTGGGCCAGTGTTGTTAGTGGGGATCTGTTTCTGTCTCCTTGGCTGGGCCAACAGGTCAGGAGGGTGGTGGCCCGTTCCTGGAGTGTGAGCTTGCAGGTCTGTGTGCCGTGCATCTCCTGGGGGCTCTGCCCACACCCTACTTGTGCTGAAGCCTGCTGTGAACTGAGCCCTGCCGTCACAATACAAAGTCTGGGGGAGTCACACAGAGCAAGGAGGATACTTGTATTTGTATCTGGGCCCCATGGGCCCTGGGTGGAGTCCTTGGAAGGATGGTGATGGTCCCCAGAAGCGGAGGTGCTGGGTGAGGGCATCCGCACAGACTGGCATATGGGTGTGTGGCCGGATGCCCCGTGTGGCCAGATACCCCATGTGACCCACACCCCGGACAAGCTGGGGGCCTTAGTCCAGAGCCCAGTGATGGGAGCAGGCCCCAGTGTGGCTGCCTCACAGCTGCGTCTGCCTGCAGGGTTGTAAAGGAGGAGATCTCTGACGATAATGCCAAGCTGCCCTGCTTCAACGGCCGTGTGGTCTCCTGGGTGAGTCCATGGGATGCTGGCAGAGGGCCCTGGGCTGGTGGGAGTGGAAGAAGGTGACTGCCCATGCCGGTGCCCTGCTGGGGTCACCTGGACGCTGGTTCCTGAGCCCTGCTCTTGTCTACAGCTGGTTCTGGCTGAGGGTGCTCACTCGGATGCAGGGTCTCAGGGCACTGATGGACACACAGACCTGCCCCCGCCTCTTGAGCGGACAGGTGGCATCGGGGACTCCCGGCCTCCCTCCTTCCAGTAAGGATTCTGGGGGGCTGTGCTGAGCCCAGTGGAGCTGAGGGGCTTGCATCCTGCCAGCCTGTTGGAAGCGGGGAggggcagctgagcagggacCCACGGTCAGTAGGTGCTGGTCAGCAGAGGAGGGGCAAGTGGAGAGGCCCAGAGTGGGCCGGCGGGTAGATGGGGGCTCTGCTGGAGTTGAGGTCCCACTGGATGTTGGGAGGAGAGGAGCTGAGAGGGTGTTTGAGGCATGAGTGGCCTGGccgccccagcccagccctcctcGGCACAGCCCGAATGTGGCCGGCAGCCGCGATGGGATGGATAACGAGACTGGCACGGAGTCACTGGTCAGCCACCGGCGGGAGCGAGCCCGACGCCGGAACCGTGAAGAGGGTAATGAGGCCATGCCCTTGACCTCCCTGGGACCCCCGTGGGCACCCCAAGCCCCTGCTGGCCCCTCTTCCCCTGGGGGTCCCTTGGCAGAGGTTCCAGACCCAAATACTCTGGACCCTAGTGACCCCTCAGCAGCCCTGCAGTCACCCTGCCAGCTCCCAGGTGAAAGCGTGCATGAGGTTGCAGGGGCTTCCCATGACTTCCAGGGGATCCCATGGCCAGGCCCCGTCCCTGCTGTCCCCACAGCAGCCCGGACCAACGGGCACCCAAGGGGGGACCGGCGGCGGGACCTGGGGCTGCCCCCTGACAGTGCGTCCACCGTGCTGAGCAGTGAACTTGAGTCCAGCAGCTTCATCGACTCGGATGAAGATGACAACACAAGCcggtgggtgagggtgggggtgtaAGTTGGGGCAGGGTGTGTGCCCTGGAccacacatgtatatatgcatgtgcgTGTGCACATGGGCAGGACACCCTGCTGGCTGCTCACTGTCTGCAGGGTGGGGATGGTTTCCCCAGGTTCAGCCTTGTCCCTGCCCCTTTGAGTTCAACTGTGTGGGGGTGGCCAGACCCTGACTCTGGGCCCCCCCAGGCTGAGTAGCTCCACGGAGCAGAGCACCTCCTCCAGGCTCATCCGGAAACACAAGCGCCGGCGGCGGAAACAGCGCCTGCGGCAGACAGACCGGGTAGGTGCAGACTGGGCAGGTGTGGGCTGGCAGGTGTGAACCAGTCAGGTGTGGACTGAGCAGGTGTAGGCTGGGGCGGGCAGATGGGTCCCACTCACAGCCCCTCACCTGGCGTCCCCTACAGGCCTCCTCTTTCAGCAGCATCACGGACTCCACCATGTCCCTCAACATCATCACCGTCACACTCAACATGGGTGAGGCCTCTGGGGGGTGCTGGGCAGGGCACAGTGGTGCTGGGGGCACACCTGCTCACCACCCACCCTGCCCTGCAGAGAGGCACCACTTCCTGGGCATCAGCATCGTGGGCCAGAGCAATGACCGGGGCGACGGTGGCATCTACATCGGCTCCATCATGAAGGGTGGGGCTGTTGCTGCTGATGGCCGCATCGAGCCAGGCGACATGCTGCTGCAGGTGCGGGCTGGGAGAGCTTCTGGTGGGGGGAAGAGCAGCACCCCCACCCACCATGCTGACCTCTTGCCCCCAGGTGAACGACGTCAACTTCGAGAACATGAGCAACGATGATGCTGTGCGAGTCCTGCGGGAGATTGTGTCCCAGACGGGGTGAGGCGTGTGGGGGTGACACATGTAGGGGTGGGACAGTGGATGGGAGGGGGCCGCCTGGGTCACCTTGTGACCCGCCCACCCCACAGGCCCATCAGCCTCACGGTGGCCAAGTGCTGGGACCCAACGCCCCGCAGCTACTTCACCATCCCGAGGGGTGAGTGACCCCCTGGGGCcagtggggtgggagtggggcacCTAGCCCAGCCTGAAGGGCTTCTTCTCTGTCCTGTGTTCCACTTCCCCCCAACACCATCCATCTGTCCGTCTGTTGCCATGCTATGGCTGCCCAGCGGATCCAGTTCGGCCCATCGACCCAGCTGCCTGGCTGTCCCACACGGCAGCATTGACGGGAGCCCTGCCCCGCTATGGTACGAGCCCCTGCTCCAGCGCCGTCACGCGCACCAGCTCCTCCTCACTAACCAGCTCTGTGCCTGGCGCTCCGCGTAAGTGGCAGCTCACAAGGTTGGGAACCGAGGCTCTGGCCAGGCACTCACTGGGTGCGGTCGCCCCTGAGGGCCACACCAGCCTTGAGTGTTCACGGTGCTGCCGGGTCCTCATGATCAGATGTAGGGCTGCCTGGTCCCGccctcctccctgctctctgTCCCAGCAATGGGAGTGGGAGATGCCTGGAGGGGCTCAGTGAGCCCTGGGGTCTGCGTGGCgggggcagggagaggcaggTGCCTGTGTGGGGCCCTCACCCTGCTTTCCTGCCACTAACATGACTAATAGCCCCAGCCCGCAGGGGAGGGGGTAGAAGACGCCTGATATTGGCCCCTGGGGCTCTGGTCTGCAGGGTCAGGGGGCCTTGCCCTAGCTGGACAGGGTGGGAGATGCAGGTCCAAACCCCTCCCGCCTAGTGCCTGTTCCCTGACCCTGCAGGGCCATTGAGCGCTGGCACTGAGCCCCACAGTTGCTTGGCCAGCAGAGCCTGGCCTCTGAAGTGGGGAAGCAGGCCGGGCCTGGGGTCTGTTCTGACCCTGTGCCGCCCGTCAGCCACTCGGGCTGAGGAGGGGGCCATGCCTTGCAGAGCTGGAGGAGGCGCCGCTGACGGTGAAGAGCGACATGGGTGCTGTTGTCCGGGTCATGCAGCTTCCGGACTCGGGCCTGGAAATCCGGGACCGCATGTGGCTCAAGATCACCATCGCCAATGCCGTCATCGGTGAGGGTCCTGTACCCGGGGCTGGGGCCAGGTCCCTGCCTGACGTGCCCGCTGCCGCGCAGGCACAGATGTGGTGGACTGGCTGTGCCTGCACCTGGAGGGCTTCCGCAagcagtgggtgggtgggtgggggtggttgGGGGTGAGGGGCGGGACCGGGTCCCTGTCCTGACTGCTGCCTGCTGCCACCCAGGGGCAGATGTGGTGGACTGGCTGTACGCGCACCTGGAGGGCTTCCGCGAGCGGCGGGAGGCGCGCAAGTACGCCAGCAGCATGCTGAAGCGTGGCTTCCTGCGGCACACAGTCAACAAGGTCACCTTCTCAGAGCAGTGCTACTACGTCTTCGGGGACCTGTGCAGCAGTGAGTGGGGCTGCGGAGTGGAGTCCCAGAAGGGAAGGCcgccctccccaccctcacccgcactccctctgccctcccctctcgCAGATCTTGCCGCCCTGAACCTCAACAGTGGCTCTAGTGGGGCTTCTGATCAGGACACGCTGGCCCCACTGCCCCACCCGGCTGCCCCCTGGCCTCTGGGTCAGGGCTACCCCTACCAGTACCCAGGGCCCCCGCCCTGCTTCCCGCCTGCATATCAGGACCCTGGCTTCGGCTACGGCAGCGGCAGTGCTGGGAGTCAGCAGAGTGAAGGTGAGGGCCCCTACCTCCAAGCCCAGCCCCATCCCCCACAGCCTGGCTCTGCCCTGCGTGCCCGCCCCCTGCCCTGCACTCCCATCTGCTCTGTGCTCGGGCCCTGGGTGGCTTCTTCTGAAAGGGGTGAGTGGTCAGAGGCTGGGGAGAAGAGCTTAGAGTCTTAAGGGGTTGTGTGGGTGTGCTGGTGGTCCAGACGTggcaaaggcagagagagatggTGTGGAAATGGGGGCATGGGATGTGATGGCCCAGGGTGGGGGAGCAGCAGAGGGGTCCTGGGACCCTCCCTCCAGCACCTGCAGCACAGCAGGGAGCAGAGGTGACAGTTCCATAGATAGCTGCAGCCCGCTGCTGGGACGTGAAGGGAAGCTGAGCAGGGGGGTTGTGGTGTCACAGAGGAGCACCTGTTGGGACACTGTCCTGAGGCTGAGTCGGGGGTTAGTGAGGCCCATGGGCATATGCTCCTAAAAGCACCTGGGGAGAGATCTGGTAGGTGACTCAGTAGACCCAGAAGGGGATAGGGAGAGAGGACAGTGGATTAGGGGCAGCAGTCTCCAAAGGGAAGCATGTTGGGTGCTAAGGCCAGTGGGCACATGCCCCCAGTGTCTGGGGAGAGGTCTGGTGGGTGGCTTGGTGGACCcaggaggggatggggagagagaacaGTGGATCAGGGGCAGCAGTGTCCAAGGGGAAGCGTGTTGGGCGCCGGTGGACCTTGCACAGGCCCAGCTGGCGGTGTGGGTGCCCGGCCGCTGGTGTGTAACTCCTCTATCCCTTGCTTTGTGCTGAGCAAGCCTTAGACTGAAGGACTAGCGGAGCGGACCCTCGGGGCCGGTAAGCCAGGGTCCTGCTCGGCGTCCCCCTCCGCACGTCCCTAGCCAGTGGGCATCTTCAGGTTCCCGACATGTCCTGAGTGCCCAGGAGGGGCTGAGCTGAGTAGCCGGCCAGGGCTCTGGGGGCAGATGAAAGGCGGGTCTTGGGTGGGGAGCCCACGATGGCTGGCAGTGCCCCGGGCACATGGCCTCCTCTGGGCCTCCGTTTCTCAGCTGCAAAACGGCCCTCGATCCAGGCACTGGTGTGAGGAGTGGGGACCAAGCTGGCCCTGGAGCATCCCTGCCTGTCTGCCACTGCccgccctgccccccaccccccaccccccacaaccgCATCTCTTCTCTGCCTGCTGCAGCTGCTCCTGCTTCCCTGGGCTGGGCCAGTCCAGCCCTCACATCTGCATGGCTGCCCACCCCAACCTGCACCCGCTCAGGACCGCTGGTGTTGCCCCTGGTGGTCCCGGCCATGGCCGTCTGTCTTGGAAGAGGCAAGGTCTAGTACTGACCATCCCATTCCTCTCCCCCGTTCTTGACCCCAGGAAGCAAAAGCAGTGGGTCCACCCGGAGTGCTGGCGGGAGCAGCCGTCGGGCCTTGGGCCGCGAGAAGGAGAGCCGGTCGGCTGGAGCTGGGGGCAGTGGCAGCGAGTCAGACCACACAGTGCCAAGCGGGGCGGGTGGCAGTGGCTGGCGGGAGCGTCCCCCTAGCCAGCTCAGCCGTGGCAGCAGCCCACGCAGCCAGGCCTCAGCCGCCGCCCCAGGGCTCCCCCCGCTGCACCCCCTGACAAAGGCCTACTCAGTGGTGGGTGGGCCACCTGGGGGGCCACCTGTCCGGGAGCTGGCCGCTGTCCCGCCAGAGCTGACAGGCAGCCGCCAGTCCTTCCAAAAGGCCATGGGGAACCCCTGTGAGTTCTTCGTGGATATCATGTGACCGAGGCGAGAGTGCCTTCGGCCCAGCCCTGCTGTGGGGAGTCCCAGAGTCCTGCTCTTGCAGGAGGGCTCTGCTCCTGGAGCTTGTGTGGGCTTGCCTTAGCGGCCATTCCAGGTTAGACCTGTGCTTGCTGCCATGGAGTCTGGGCCTGGACAAAGTGGCAGcaggctggaggggaggggctgagggcagCCCAGACCACCGTGATCTGGATGGTGGCTCATCCATCCCTGGCTGGAGCTGTCAGTGCAGACCCTGGGCAGGAGGGGCATCTCCCTGTGCTTAGGCAAGTCTGACCCTCTCCTCTTGGCGTATGCCTCAGGGACCCCAGCTTGCCCACAGAGCTGCACATGGGGCCTCAAACTGAGCTGAGAGGTGGCCACTAGGCCTGGGCCCCACCAGGTTCACAGGCCCCACCCATCTTGCCTAGGCCAGGATTGGGGGGTTCCTCTCGGGGTTAGAATCATAGCCCCAAGGTCCCTCTGTGGCTGCCCAAGGTAGggatctaatttatttatttattgtctggcCTGTGTGCTCTGTGGGGTGGCGGCCAAGTCAGCTGTCCCCTACCCCAACCACCGGAACAGTTTCGTGTATCCCCCCTGCAGGGACACAGGTCATGTCTGGAGGTGTGCGGGAAGACAGTGAGGGGGAGGCGGCAGGATGGGGGACCCTGAGCGGGGGAGGGCCACAGACGCGCACagctgctgcaggggcagggttTAGAGCAGAGGGCATGGCCAGCTCAGCCTTCCTCGCGATCTTGGGGTGGcatcccacccacccacccacgcacgcacacacacatacacgtcgCTTCCGTCCGGCGTCTCTGGCCTGCACATGTCTGCACTGTAGATACTATATCTAGT containing:
- the DVL1 gene encoding segment polarity protein dishevelled homolog DVL-1 isoform X6, yielding MAETKIIYHMDEEETPYLVKLPVAPERVTLADFKNVLSNRPVHAYKFFFKSMDQDFGVVKEEISDDNAKLPCFNGRVVSWLVLAEGAHSDAGSQGTDGHTDLPPPLERTGGIGDSRPPSFHPNVAGSRDGMDNETGTESLVSHRRERARRRNREEAARTNGHPRGDRRRDLGLPPDSASTVLSSELESSSFIDSDEDDNTSRLSSSTEQSTSSRLIRKHKRRRRKQRLRQTDRASSFSSITDSTMSLNIITVTLNMERHHFLGISIVGQSNDRGDGGIYIGSIMKGGAVAADGRIEPGDMLLQVNDVNFENMSNDDAVRVLREIVSQTGPISLTVAKCWDPTPRSYFTIPRADPVRPIDPAAWLSHTAALTGALPRYELEEAPLTVKSDMGAVVRVMQLPDSGLEIRDRMWLKITIANAVIGADVVDWLYAHLEGFRERREARKYASSMLKRGFLRHTVNKVTFSEQCYYVFGDLCSNLAALNLNSGSSGASDQDTLAPLPHPAAPWPLGQGYPYQYPGPPPCFPPAYQDPGFGYGSGSAGSQQSEGSKSSGSTRSAGGSSRRALGREKESRSAGAGGSGSESDHTVPSGAGGSGWRERPPSQLSRGSSPRSQASAAAPGLPPLHPLTKAYSVVGGPPGGPPVRELAAVPPELTGSRQSFQKAMGNPCEFFVDIM
- the DVL1 gene encoding segment polarity protein dishevelled homolog DVL-1: MAETKIIYHMDEEETPYLVKLPVAPERVTLADFKNVLSNRPVHAYKFFFKSMDQDFGVVKEEISDDNAKLPCFNGRVVSWLVLAEGAHSDAGSQGTDGHTDLPPPLERTGGIGDSRPPSFHPNVAGSRDGMDNETGTESLVSHRRERARRRNREEAARTNGHPRGDRRRDLGLPPDSASTVLSSELESSSFIDSDEDDNTSRLSSSTEQSTSSRLIRKHKRRRRKQRLRQTDRASSFSSITDSTMSLNIITVTLNMERHHFLGISIVGQSNDRGDGGIYIGSIMKGGAVAADGRIEPGDMLLQVNDVNFENMSNDDAVRVLREIVSQTGPISLTVAKCWDPTPRSYFTIPRADPVRPIDPAAWLSHTAALTGALPRYGTSPCSSAVTRTSSSSLTSSVPGAPQLEEAPLTVKSDMGAVVRVMQLPDSGLEIRDRMWLKITIANAVIGADVVDWLYAHLEGFRERREARKYASSMLKRGFLRHTVNKVTFSEQCYYVFGDLCSNLAALNLNSGSSGASDQDTLAPLPHPAAPWPLGQGYPYQYPGPPPCFPPAYQDPGFGYGSGSAGSQQSEGSKSSGSTRSAGGSSRRALGREKESRSAGAGGSGSESDHTVPSGAGGSGWRERPPSQLSRGSSPRSQASAAAPGLPPLHPLTKAYSVVGGPPGGPPVRELAAVPPELTGSRQSFQKAMGNPCEFFVDIM
- the DVL1 gene encoding segment polarity protein dishevelled homolog DVL-1 isoform X1, translating into MAETKIIYHMDEEETPYLVKLPVAPERVTLADFKNVLSNRPVHAYKFFFKSMDQDFGVVKEEISDDNAKLPCFNGRVVSWLVLAEGAHSDAGSQGTDGHTDLPPPLERTGGIGDSRPPSFHPNVAGSRDGMDNETGTESLVSHRRERARRRNREEAARTNGHPRGDRRRDLGLPPDSASTVLSSELESSSFIDSDEDDNTSRLSSSTEQSTSSRLIRKHKRRRRKQRLRQTDRASSFSSITDSTMSLNIITVTLNMERHHFLGISIVGQSNDRGDGGIYIGSIMKGGAVAADGRIEPGDMLLQVNDVNFENMSNDDAVRVLREIVSQTGPISLTVAKCWDPTPRSYFTIPRADPVRPIDPAAWLSHTAALTGALPRYGTSPCSSAVTRTSSSSLTSSVPGAPQLEEAPLTVKSDMGAVVRVMQLPDSGLEIRDRMWLKITIANAVIGADVVDWLYAHLEGFRERREARKYASSMLKRGFLRHTVNKVTFSEQCYYVFGDLCSSEWGCGVESQKGRPPSPPSPALPLPSPLADLAALNLNSGSSGASDQDTLAPLPHPAAPWPLGQGYPYQYPGPPPCFPPAYQDPGFGYGSGSAGSQQSEGSKSSGSTRSAGGSSRRALGREKESRSAGAGGSGSESDHTVPSGAGGSGWRERPPSQLSRGSSPRSQASAAAPGLPPLHPLTKAYSVVGGPPGGPPVRELAAVPPELTGSRQSFQKAMGNPCEFFVDIM
- the DVL1 gene encoding segment polarity protein dishevelled homolog DVL-1 isoform X3, giving the protein MAETKIIYHMDEEETPYLVKLPVAPERVTLADFKNVLSNRPVHAYKFFFKSMDQDFGVVKEEISDDNAKLPCFNGRVVSWLVLAEGAHSDAGSQGTDGHTDLPPPLERTGGIGDSRPPSFHRDGMDNETGTESLVSHRRERARRRNREEAARTNGHPRGDRRRDLGLPPDSASTVLSSELESSSFIDSDEDDNTSRLSSSTEQSTSSRLIRKHKRRRRKQRLRQTDRASSFSSITDSTMSLNIITVTLNMERHHFLGISIVGQSNDRGDGGIYIGSIMKGGAVAADGRIEPGDMLLQVNDVNFENMSNDDAVRVLREIVSQTGPISLTVAKCWDPTPRSYFTIPRADPVRPIDPAAWLSHTAALTGALPRYGTSPCSSAVTRTSSSSLTSSVPGAPQLEEAPLTVKSDMGAVVRVMQLPDSGLEIRDRMWLKITIANAVIGADVVDWLYAHLEGFRERREARKYASSMLKRGFLRHTVNKVTFSEQCYYVFGDLCSSEWGCGVESQKGRPPSPPSPALPLPSPLADLAALNLNSGSSGASDQDTLAPLPHPAAPWPLGQGYPYQYPGPPPCFPPAYQDPGFGYGSGSAGSQQSEGSKSSGSTRSAGGSSRRALGREKESRSAGAGGSGSESDHTVPSGAGGSGWRERPPSQLSRGSSPRSQASAAAPGLPPLHPLTKAYSVVGGPPGGPPVRELAAVPPELTGSRQSFQKAMGNPCEFFVDIM
- the DVL1 gene encoding segment polarity protein dishevelled homolog DVL-1 isoform X2; translated protein: MAETKIIYHMDEEETPYLVKLPVAPERVTLADFKNVLSNRPVHAYKFFFKSMDQDFGVVKEEISDDNAKLPCFNGRVVSWLVLAEGAHSDAGSQGTDGHTDLPPPLERTGGIGDSRPPSFHPNVAGSRDGMDNETGTESLVSHRRERARRRNREEARTNGHPRGDRRRDLGLPPDSASTVLSSELESSSFIDSDEDDNTSRLSSSTEQSTSSRLIRKHKRRRRKQRLRQTDRASSFSSITDSTMSLNIITVTLNMERHHFLGISIVGQSNDRGDGGIYIGSIMKGGAVAADGRIEPGDMLLQVNDVNFENMSNDDAVRVLREIVSQTGPISLTVAKCWDPTPRSYFTIPRADPVRPIDPAAWLSHTAALTGALPRYGTSPCSSAVTRTSSSSLTSSVPGAPQLEEAPLTVKSDMGAVVRVMQLPDSGLEIRDRMWLKITIANAVIGADVVDWLYAHLEGFRERREARKYASSMLKRGFLRHTVNKVTFSEQCYYVFGDLCSSEWGCGVESQKGRPPSPPSPALPLPSPLADLAALNLNSGSSGASDQDTLAPLPHPAAPWPLGQGYPYQYPGPPPCFPPAYQDPGFGYGSGSAGSQQSEGSKSSGSTRSAGGSSRRALGREKESRSAGAGGSGSESDHTVPSGAGGSGWRERPPSQLSRGSSPRSQASAAAPGLPPLHPLTKAYSVVGGPPGGPPVRELAAVPPELTGSRQSFQKAMGNPCEFFVDIM
- the DVL1 gene encoding segment polarity protein dishevelled homolog DVL-1 isoform X5; translated protein: MPSCPASTAVWSPGWFWLRVLTRMQGLRALMDTQTCPRLLSGQVASGTPGLPPSTRMWPAAAMGWITRLARSHWSATGGSEPDAGTVKRGIPWPGPVPAVPTAARTNGHPRGDRRRDLGLPPDSASTVLSSELESSSFIDSDEDDNTSRLSSSTEQSTSSRLIRKHKRRRRKQRLRQTDRASSFSSITDSTMSLNIITVTLNMERHHFLGISIVGQSNDRGDGGIYIGSIMKGGAVAADGRIEPGDMLLQVNDVNFENMSNDDAVRVLREIVSQTGPISLTVAKCWDPTPRSYFTIPRADPVRPIDPAAWLSHTAALTGALPRYGTSPCSSAVTRTSSSSLTSSVPGAPQLEEAPLTVKSDMGAVVRVMQLPDSGLEIRDRMWLKITIANAVIGADVVDWLYAHLEGFRERREARKYASSMLKRGFLRHTVNKVTFSEQCYYVFGDLCSSEWGCGVESQKGRPPSPPSPALPLPSPLADLAALNLNSGSSGASDQDTLAPLPHPAAPWPLGQGYPYQYPGPPPCFPPAYQDPGFGYGSGSAGSQQSEGSKSSGSTRSAGGSSRRALGREKESRSAGAGGSGSESDHTVPSGAGGSGWRERPPSQLSRGSSPRSQASAAAPGLPPLHPLTKAYSVVGGPPGGPPVRELAAVPPELTGSRQSFQKAMGNPCEFFVDIM
- the DVL1 gene encoding segment polarity protein dishevelled homolog DVL-1 isoform X7 yields the protein MPSCPASTAVWSPGWFWLRVLTRMQGLRALMDTQTCPRLLSGQVASGTPGLPPSTAMGWITRLARSHWSATGGSEPDAGTVKRGIPWPGPVPAVPTAARTNGHPRGDRRRDLGLPPDSASTVLSSELESSSFIDSDEDDNTSRLSSSTEQSTSSRLIRKHKRRRRKQRLRQTDRASSFSSITDSTMSLNIITVTLNMERHHFLGISIVGQSNDRGDGGIYIGSIMKGGAVAADGRIEPGDMLLQVNDVNFENMSNDDAVRVLREIVSQTGPISLTVAKCWDPTPRSYFTIPRADPVRPIDPAAWLSHTAALTGALPRYGTSPCSSAVTRTSSSSLTSSVPGAPQLEEAPLTVKSDMGAVVRVMQLPDSGLEIRDRMWLKITIANAVIGADVVDWLYAHLEGFRERREARKYASSMLKRGFLRHTVNKVTFSEQCYYVFGDLCSSEWGCGVESQKGRPPSPPSPALPLPSPLADLAALNLNSGSSGASDQDTLAPLPHPAAPWPLGQGYPYQYPGPPPCFPPAYQDPGFGYGSGSAGSQQSEGSKSSGSTRSAGGSSRRALGREKESRSAGAGGSGSESDHTVPSGAGGSGWRERPPSQLSRGSSPRSQASAAAPGLPPLHPLTKAYSVVGGPPGGPPVRELAAVPPELTGSRQSFQKAMGNPCEFFVDIM
- the DVL1 gene encoding segment polarity protein dishevelled homolog DVL-1 isoform X4; protein product: MAETKIIYHMDEEETPYLVKLPVAPERVTLADFKNVLSNRPVHAYKFFFKSMDQDFGVVKEEISDDNAKLPCFNGRVVSWLVLAEGAHSDAGSQGTDGHTDLPPPLERTGGIGDSRPPSFHPNVAGSRDGMDNETGTESLVSHRRERARRRNREEAARTNGHPRGDRRRDLGLPPDSASTVLSSELESSSFIDSDEDDNTSRLSSSTEQSTSSRLIRKHKRRRRKQRLRQTDRASSFSSITDSTMSLNIITVTLNMERHHFLGISIVGQSNDRGDGGIYIGSIMKGGAVAADGRIEPGDMLLQVNDVNFENMSNDDAVRVLREIVSQTGPISLTVAKCWDPTPRSYFTIPRADPVRPIDPAAWLSHTAALTGALPRYELEEAPLTVKSDMGAVVRVMQLPDSGLEIRDRMWLKITIANAVIGADVVDWLYAHLEGFRERREARKYASSMLKRGFLRHTVNKVTFSEQCYYVFGDLCSSEWGCGVESQKGRPPSPPSPALPLPSPLADLAALNLNSGSSGASDQDTLAPLPHPAAPWPLGQGYPYQYPGPPPCFPPAYQDPGFGYGSGSAGSQQSEGSKSSGSTRSAGGSSRRALGREKESRSAGAGGSGSESDHTVPSGAGGSGWRERPPSQLSRGSSPRSQASAAAPGLPPLHPLTKAYSVVGGPPGGPPVRELAAVPPELTGSRQSFQKAMGNPCEFFVDIM
- the DVL1 gene encoding segment polarity protein dishevelled homolog DVL-1 isoform X8 yields the protein MAETKIIYHMDEEETPYLVKLPVAPERVTLADFKNVLSNRPVHAYKFFFKSMDQDFGVVKEEISDDNAKLPCFNGRVVSWLVLAEGAHSDAGSQGTDGHTDLPPPLERTGGIGDSRPPSFHPNVAGSRDGMDNETGTESLVSHRRERARRRNREEAARTNGHPRGDRRRDLGLPPDSASTVLSSELESSSFIDSDEDDNTSRLSSSTEQSTSSRLIRKHKRRRRKQRLRQTDRASSFSSITDSTMSLNIITVTLNMERHHFLGISIVGQSNDRGDGGIYIGSIMKGGAVAADGRIEPGDMLLQVNDVNFENMSNDDAVRVLREIVSQTGPISLTVAKCWDPTPRSYFTIPRADPVRPIDPAAWLSHTAALTGALPRYGTSPCSSAVTRTSSSSLTSSVPGAPQLEEAPLTVKSDMGAVVRVMQLPDSGLEIRDRMWLKITIANAVIGADVVDWLYAHLEGFRERREARKYASSMLKRGFLRHTVNKVTFSEQCYYVFGDLCSNLAALNLNSGSSGASDQDTLAPLPHPAAPWPLGQGYPYQYPGPPPCFPPAYQDPGFGYGSGSAGSQQSEALD